GCCTCATTGCCGCGGCCGGCCACCCACAGGGCGAGGGCCTCGACGTGACGCTTCTCCCTCGGGAACAGGGCGGCCGTCGCCGCCGCGGCCCTGTCCATCTCCGCGCGCCCTTCCGGGACCTTCTCCGCGAGATAGAGCGAGATGCCGAGAGCGGCCCGCGCGAGCACGAAGTCCGGATCGGCCTCGAGGGCCGCCTGAAAATTCTCGATGATATCGGCGCCGAAGCCCAGGAGCGCGCGGACGCCGCGGTCATACGCATCGACGGCGGCGCGGGAGGTTGTGGAGACGGGCAGTCCGTACGAGTCGCGCAAGGGCACGACGATCATCCTAGCAGATGGCGCTCGAGAAAGGCGAGGGCGCGGCCCTCCGCCCACGAGCGCCGACCGGACGCGCCTTCGAGGAAGCCCGCATGGCCTCCCTCGCGGACGAAGTTGGTCTGGATGAATCGCGATCTCGAGGCCGCGTCGCGGGGCAAGGCGGCCGCCGGCATGAAGGGATCGTTCAGGGCGTTGATGAGCAGGGTGGGCCGGCAGATCTGCGCCAGGTAGGGGCCCGAGCTCGAGCGTGTCCAGTAGTCCCGCTCGTCCTTGAAGCCGTGAAGGGGCGCGGTGACCAGCCGGTCGTACTCGGCAAAGGTCCGCGAGCGGAGCGCCGCGGGGAGATCGAGGAGCCGATCGTAGAGGCGCTCCTTCTTCCTGAGCTTGGCCTTGAGCGTTCGCAAGAAGCCCGCCGTGTACATGGAGCGGTTCAGGCCGCGGTCGAGCGCGCGGGCGCAGGCCGCGAGGTTGAACGGCGTCGAGATGGCCGCCACCGCCCGGACCTGGGGCGGGGCGTCCTCGCCCTTCTCGCCGAGCCATTTC
This genomic interval from Candidatus Methylomirabilota bacterium contains the following:
- a CDS encoding alpha/beta fold hydrolase — translated: MSTPDGDFVDLDWLPARERGAPLIVILHGLEGSGRSHYVRGLMREAERLGWRAVVVHFRSCSGEVNLTPRMYHSGDTEDLDWVMRTLTVREPTLKIGVIGVSLGGNVLLKWLGEKGEDAPPQVRAVAAISTPFNLAACARALDRGLNRSMYTAGFLRTLKAKLRKKERLYDRLLDLPAALRSRTFAEYDRLVTAPLHGFKDERDYWTRSSSGPYLAQICRPTLLINALNDPFMPAAALPRDAASRSRFIQTNFVREGGHAGFLEGASGRRSWAEGRALAFLERHLLG